A window from Primulina eburnea isolate SZY01 chromosome 2, ASM2296580v1, whole genome shotgun sequence encodes these proteins:
- the LOC140818385 gene encoding kinetochore protein SPC24 homolog isoform X1 — protein sequence MDVEELMKYCNNLIDFFKDEKDIVGLQHFLRHSKALQSQCDKDFDEVQLSIEDYEKKIEVCRQKESAAESESIADVELGLLGKELEKRQKLERMLREELRVTVNGIDDLELQRASLEEQMQTLKKSEQDELRSEMQLSMHASVTNLIPNLDDLSKISGRILFITFRSYFSPSFRLGRRTFNSMSSDIVVRDKKVFDNFEFDPAKHSTFDACNGIWKMIKLQ from the exons ATGGATGTGGAAGAGTTGATGAAGTACTGCAACAACTTGATTGATTTCTTCAAAGACGAGAAGGATATAGTTGGTCTCCAGCATTTTCTGCGCCATTCAAAAGCTCTTCAGTCTCAGTGCGATAAAGATTTCGACGAAGTACAGTTGTCCATCGAAG ACTACGAAAAGAAGATAGAAGTATGCAGGCAGAAAGAATCAGCTGCAGAATCTGAAAGCATTGCTGATGTAGAACTAGGTTTGCTCGGAAAAGAATTGGAAAAGAGACAAAAGCTAGAACGAATGCTTAGAGAAGAGCTTAGA GTAACAGTCAATGGAATTGATGATCTGGAGCTTCAGAGGGCCTCTCTTGAAGAACAAATGCAGACCCTAAAGAAATCTGAGCAAGATGAACTGAGATCCGA GATGCAGCTTTCAATGCATGCGTCCGTCACAAACTTAATCCCAAACTTGGATGATCTATCCAAAATATCAGGCCGTATCCTTTTTATTACATTTAGATCATATTTTTCTCCGAGCTTTCGCCTTGGTCGAAGGACCTTTAACTCAATGAGTTCAGATATCGTGGTGAGAGATAAGAAAGTTTTTGACAATTTTGAGTTTGATCCAGCAAAGCATTCCACCTTTGATGCATGTAATGGTATCTGGAAGATGATAAAGTTGCAATGA
- the LOC140818385 gene encoding kinetochore protein SPC24 homolog isoform X2, with amino-acid sequence MDVEELMKYCNNLIDFFKDEKDIVGLQHFLRHSKALQSQCDKDFDEVQLSIEDYEKKIEVCRQKESAAESESIADVELGLLGKELEKRQKLERMLREELRVTVNGIDDLELQRASLEEQMQTLKKSEQDELRSEMQLSMHASVTNLIPNLDDLSKISGHIVVRDKKVFDNFEFDPAKHSTFDACNGIWKMIKLQ; translated from the exons ATGGATGTGGAAGAGTTGATGAAGTACTGCAACAACTTGATTGATTTCTTCAAAGACGAGAAGGATATAGTTGGTCTCCAGCATTTTCTGCGCCATTCAAAAGCTCTTCAGTCTCAGTGCGATAAAGATTTCGACGAAGTACAGTTGTCCATCGAAG ACTACGAAAAGAAGATAGAAGTATGCAGGCAGAAAGAATCAGCTGCAGAATCTGAAAGCATTGCTGATGTAGAACTAGGTTTGCTCGGAAAAGAATTGGAAAAGAGACAAAAGCTAGAACGAATGCTTAGAGAAGAGCTTAGA GTAACAGTCAATGGAATTGATGATCTGGAGCTTCAGAGGGCCTCTCTTGAAGAACAAATGCAGACCCTAAAGAAATCTGAGCAAGATGAACTGAGATCCGA GATGCAGCTTTCAATGCATGCGTCCGTCACAAACTTAATCCCAAACTTGGATGATCTATCCAAAATATCAGGCC ATATCGTGGTGAGAGATAAGAAAGTTTTTGACAATTTTGAGTTTGATCCAGCAAAGCATTCCACCTTTGATGCATGTAATGGTATCTGGAAGATGATAAAGTTGCAATGA